The window GTCGAGTTGCCGGAAGGGCGGCCGCGCGAGGTGCGCTTCAAGTTCGCGGCGGAGAAGCCGGGGACGGCGACGCTGCGGTTCTTCGTCGAGGGCGGCGGCGAGAAGGACGCGGTGGAACAGAAGCTCCCCGTCGACGTCGCCGCCGCCTTGGAAACGGTCGCCGCCTACGGCGACACGGGCGGCCGGCGCGCGGAGGCGCTCGCCGCGCCGCGCGACGCGCGTCCGGACGCGGGCGGGCTCACGGTCACGCTCGCCTCGAGCGCGATCGGCGGCTACGCCGAGGCGATGCGGCAGCTCGTCGAGTACCCGTTCGGCTGCGTCGAGCAGCTTTCCTCGCGACTGATCCCGTTCGTCGCGCTCGGCGACCTGCAGCGGGCTTTCGGCGTCGCGCCGACGACCGACCGCGAGGCGCTCGCTCGGGCCGAGGAGCTGGACGCGCTCTACGCCCGCATCTTCGGCCAGCCGTCGCCGGCGTCCGCCGGCGACGCGCCGGACGCCGTCGCGCGCCGGGCGATCGAGCGGATCTCGGCGCTGCAGACGTACGCAGGCGGTTTCCGTTACTGGCCGTCCTCCACGTGTCCCTCGTACGACGGCTCGTCCTACGCCTTCCTCGCCCTCGCCCGCGCGAAGAAGGCCGGCTATGCCGTCCGCGACGACGTTCTCGAAAACGCGCGTTCGTTCCTCGCCAAGTCGGTCGCGGCAGGCAGGCCGAAGCGTTGCCGCGGGAAGGAGACTGCCGTCTCCCTCGGCGAACGCGTCTTCGCGGTCTGGGCTCTGCACCGCGGCGGCAGGCCGGCGCCCGCGACGTACGGCGCGCTCTACGCCCAGCGGGCGGAGCTGCCGCTCTACGCCAAGGCGATGCTCGCCGACGCGATGATCGGCGGCGGCGGCGACGCGGCGCGCGGCAAGGGGCTGCTCGGCGAGGTCCTCGGCGCCGCGCGCGAGACGGCGGGCGAGGTCCACTTCGAGGAGTCCGCGGAGGACTCCGCCTGGAGCTTCTGGTCCTCGCCGACGAGAACGACGGCGATCGCGTTGATGATCATGGCCGACGTCGAGCCGGACCATCCGTACGTCGGCAAGGCGGCGCGCTGGCTCGCCGCGGCGCGGGACAGGAAGGGGCAGTACCGCACGACGCAGGAGTCGGCCTTCGCGCTGATGGCGCTGACCGAGCTGCTGCGGACGAAGGAGAAGGCGGTTCCCGACTTCGCGGCCGACGTCTCGCTGGGCGGCGCGTCGTTGGCGCGGGAGGCGTTCCGCGGGCGAAGCCTCGACGCGAGGCGGATCGAGCGGCCGATCGGCGAGGTGCTGTCGCTGCCGGCCGAGACGCCGCTCGTCTTTTCGAAGCGAGGAGCGGGCGTCCTCTACTACAGCGCGTCGCTCCGCTACGCGCCGACGAAGATCGACCTTGCGCCGCTCGACCGCGGGATCATCGTGCAGCGGTCGATCGAAGCGTGGGACGGCGCCGCGGAAACGGCGTTCAAGGCGGGCGACCTGCTGCGGCTGCGTCTGCGCATCGAAACGCCGGCCGAGCGGCGGTTCGTCGTCGTCTCGGCGCCGATCCCCGCCGGGCTCGAGGTCGTCGATCCGTCGTTCGCGACGACGGCGAAGCCCGACGACGACGACGGGTACGGCGACGACGGACTCCTGCGTTGGCCGCTCTGGTGGGTCTGGTCCCACAAGGAACTGCGCGACGACCGGGTCCTCGCCTTCGCCGACGAGCTGCCGGCCGGCATGCACACGTTGACCGTGGCCCTTCGCGCGACGACGGCCGGGACGTTCCTCCTGCCGCCGGCGCGGGCAGAGGAGATGTACGCGCCGGAGGTCTTCGGCCGCTCCGAGGGAGGCGTCTTCACCGTCGCGCCGCCGGCCGACTGAGGGCGCCGTCGAAACGGCGTCCCGCCGCGCGACGGAGAGCATCTCGAATCGGCTTCCCGTCGCGCGATGACGCGCATTGCGAAACGGCGCCCGCGGTCGATCGGCCGCGGGCGTCGCTGCGCTATGATGCGACGGCTTGGTTTGGTTGCTTTCGGACTTGTCCCTCAGGGGGAACAGATGACGACGAACCGCTCCTCCCGCGTCGGCGTCCGCCTCGCCGCGGTCTCTCCGTTCGGCCTCGCCGCCCTGCTCGCGTTGCTCGCCGTCGGCGTTCAGCCGGCGGGCGTTTCCCAAGGCGGAGCGCCGGCCGCGAAGAGCGGCGCGGAGCTGCTCGTCGTCGCCGCCCGCCCCCAGGAGGAAGCGCACGGGAAGGCGCAGGTCGCGGTGACCTTCTCCAAGCCGGTCGTCTCCCTGTCCGACGCGCAGGCCGCGGCCGAGGGCCCCGCGCCGGCGCGGATCTCCCCCGCCGTTCCGGGCGAATGGCGCTGGCTCGGCTCGGCGACGGTCGAGTTCGTGCCGGAGCGGCCTCTGCCGCTCTCGACCGAGTTCTCGGTCGAGGTGCCCGCGGGGCTGCGGGCGATCGACGGCTCGGTCCTCGCCGAGCCGTACCGCTACAAGTTCCACACCCCGGCGCCCGCGGTCGAAGACGTCGCGCCGAGTCCGGGATACGCGTGGTTGGTCCCCGACCAGACGTTCGACCTCGAGTTCAACCAGCCGGTGCGCGACCTCGTCCTCCGCGCGCGGCTGCTCGCCGGCGAGGCGGGCCGCCCGATCGCGCTCCGCGTGGTGAAGGAGACGACGAAGCTGGAGGCCGAATTGGAGGAGGCGCGGAAGGAGCCCGGCAACCAGTACTGGATCGCCGAGTTGCAGCGCCGGATCAAAGAGGGGAACGACAAGCGGACCGTCTACGAGCTGAAGCCGGAGCAGCCCCTGCCCAGCGGCGAGCGAGTGATCCTCGTCGTGGACCAAGAGCTCGCGGGGAGCGAGGGGCCGCTGACGTTGCCGAACCCCTACCGCGTCGAGTATCGGACGTACGGGGCGATGCAGTTCGTCGAGCCCGACTACGACGCCGGCCCGTGGGGCCCTTGCGTCCTGCACGCCACGAACGAGCCGGACCTCAAGTCGCTCAAGGGGAAGCTCTCGATCGAGCCGCCGGTCAAGATCGACTGGGACGAGGCGAGCGCCGACATCCGCAACGGGCGCCGGCCGTACGCCTCCATCCCGGCGGACTACAAGCCCGGCACGACCTACAGGCTCACCGTCGACGACGGCGCGCTCGACCGCTTCGGCCAGTCCGCGCCGTTCTTCACCCTCCAGTGCAGGACGGAAGACATCGACCCGGAAGTCGCCGTGGACCGCAACGAGGCGCTGCTCGAAGGAACGGGCGACGGCGCGCTCCCGATCCGCACCGTCAACCTGCTCGCCCTGCGGGCGAGGATCTGGGCGCTCGAGCCGGGCGAGCTCGCCCAGTTCGTCGCGACCCGCTACGCGGCCAAGCGCGCGGTCCCGCAGCGCGCGCCGATCGAGCGGATCATCTCGCCGCGCTCCCGCCGCAACGTCTACAAGTGGACGCCGCTCGACCTGCACGCGACGCTGCCGACCGGGCGGCAGGACGGCCTCTTCCTCGTCGAGCTCTCCGCGAAGGCCGCGACCGGCGACCAGCCGCTGACGGCGCTGGCGCAGCTCAGCCATCTCGCCGTGCACGCCAAGCTCGGCGCCGCGTCGAGCCTCGTCTACGTCACCGACTTGGCGTCGGGGAAGCCGGTTCCGGGCGCGACGATCGAGGTCTACGACGCCTCCGGCGAGGTCAAGCTGCGCGGCGTCGCGAACGACGAAGGGATCGCCCGCATGGCCGGCCTCGCCGGCCAGCTCAAGGGGAACTCGTGGGAGGCGGAGCGCGGGCTGGTCGTCGCCGCGCGCAAGGACGCCTTCCTCGGCGCGACCGTCGCCGCGTGGTCGGACGACCTCACGACGTGGCGCTACGCCCGCGGCGACGCCTTCGCCGGCGGGCCGGAAGGGTTCGGCTACATCCAGCCGGAGCGCGGCGTCTACCGCCCCGGCGACGAGCTCGACCTCGTCGGCGTGGTCCGGACGCGCGACGCGCGCGGCCTGCGCGCGCCGGCGCCGGGACGCCGGGTCGAGCTGAAGATCACCGACTCCCGCGACGCGGAGGTCGCGACGCAAACGCTGGCGACGAACCGCTTCGGCACGTTCAGCGCGCGCGTCCCGCTGCCCAAGGGCGGCGCGCTCGGCGCGTACTCGGCCCAGGCCAAGATCGACGCCGAGGGGGGACCGATCACGGTCTCCGCCTCGTTCCGCGTCGAGGAGTACCGCGCGCCGCAGTTCCTCGTGGACATGAAGACGGCGCGGGAGAGCGTGATCGCCGGCGAGCCGCTCGCGGCGCAGGCGGTCGCGCGCCGCCTCTTCGGCGCGCCGATGGCCGGCGCGGCGGCGACCTGGAGCGCGGAGCGCTCGACGACCGACTTCGCGCCGGCCGGTCGGGGCGAGTACACGTTCGGCCCGCACACCTGGGGCTGGGACGACGGGGCGCCGGCCGAGCAGGGCGGCGTCTTCGCCTCGGGCGAAGGGAAGACCGACGCGGCCGGGGTCCTCGCGGTGAAGGCGGGGATCGCCGAAGCGCCGGGCTCGCGCCCTTGGCGCTACACGATCGAGACGGAGGTGTCGGACGTCGATCGGCAGCGGATCGCGGGGCGGACGGAGATCGTCGTCCATCCGGCCGCGGCCTACGTCGGGCTCAAGACGGCCGAGGGCTTCCTCGCGCCCGGGCGGCCGACGTCGATCGGGCTGATCGCCGCCGCGCCGGACGGCGCGCTGGTGCCGGGGCTGCCGCTGACGCTGACGATCAAGGAACGGAGCTGGAAGTCGATCCGCAAGAAGGAACGCAGCGGCGAGTGGTTCACCGTCTCCGAGCCGGTGGAGACCGAGGTCTCGACCTGCGCGGTCGAGTCGGCCGCGGCGGAACGAACCTGCGCCTTCACGCCGCCGCACGCCGGCCTCTACATGGTCGAGGCGACGCTGACCGACCGCGTCGGCCGCACGCAGAAGTCGTCGGAGTGGACCTACGTCGTCGGGCCGGGCTGGGCCAGTTGGCAGCAGGACGACACGACCGGCCTCGAGCTGGTCGCGGACCGTCCGGTCTACGAGCCGGGGCAGACGGCGAAGATCCTCGTGAAGAGCCCGTGGCCGGACGCGGAGGGGCTGCTGACGGTCGAGCGCGAAGGGATCGTCTCCGCGCGGCGGATCCGCCTCGCCGGTTCGTCCTCGACGGTCGAGGTGCCGATCACGGAGGAGATGTCGCCGAACACCTACGTCTCGGTGCTGCTGACGCGAGGCCGCGTCCTCTCGCCGCCCGCGGCCGAAGGGGACATCGATCCGGGGCGGCCGGCGGCGCGGATGGG is drawn from bacterium and contains these coding sequences:
- a CDS encoding alpha-2-macroglobulin, with amino-acid sequence MTTNRSSRVGVRLAAVSPFGLAALLALLAVGVQPAGVSQGGAPAAKSGAELLVVAARPQEEAHGKAQVAVTFSKPVVSLSDAQAAAEGPAPARISPAVPGEWRWLGSATVEFVPERPLPLSTEFSVEVPAGLRAIDGSVLAEPYRYKFHTPAPAVEDVAPSPGYAWLVPDQTFDLEFNQPVRDLVLRARLLAGEAGRPIALRVVKETTKLEAELEEARKEPGNQYWIAELQRRIKEGNDKRTVYELKPEQPLPSGERVILVVDQELAGSEGPLTLPNPYRVEYRTYGAMQFVEPDYDAGPWGPCVLHATNEPDLKSLKGKLSIEPPVKIDWDEASADIRNGRRPYASIPADYKPGTTYRLTVDDGALDRFGQSAPFFTLQCRTEDIDPEVAVDRNEALLEGTGDGALPIRTVNLLALRARIWALEPGELAQFVATRYAAKRAVPQRAPIERIISPRSRRNVYKWTPLDLHATLPTGRQDGLFLVELSAKAATGDQPLTALAQLSHLAVHAKLGAASSLVYVTDLASGKPVPGATIEVYDASGEVKLRGVANDEGIARMAGLAGQLKGNSWEAERGLVVAARKDAFLGATVAAWSDDLTTWRYARGDAFAGGPEGFGYIQPERGVYRPGDELDLVGVVRTRDARGLRAPAPGRRVELKITDSRDAEVATQTLATNRFGTFSARVPLPKGGALGAYSAQAKIDAEGGPITVSASFRVEEYRAPQFLVDMKTARESVIAGEPLAAQAVARRLFGAPMAGAAATWSAERSTTDFAPAGRGEYTFGPHTWGWDDGAPAEQGGVFASGEGKTDAAGVLAVKAGIAEAPGSRPWRYTIETEVSDVDRQRIAGRTEIVVHPAAAYVGLKTAEGFLAPGRPTSIGLIAAAPDGALVPGLPLTLTIKERSWKSIRKKERSGEWFTVSEPVETEVSTCAVESAAAERTCAFTPPHAGLYMVEATLTDRVGRTQKSSEWTYVVGPGWASWQQDDTTGLELVADRPVYEPGQTAKILVKSPWPDAEGLLTVEREGIVSARRIRLAGSSSTVEVPITEEMSPNTYVSVLLTRGRVLSPPAAEGDIDPGRPAARMGFAELKIEKKIKRLAVDVKLDAPEKRPREKVTVELQVNDWRGAGVAAELEVWAVDEGVLRLTDYKPDDPVDRLNPPAPLRVLSLESIASLLKRRRYGEKGADEVAGVTVGGRNSVAMPKALWGGGGGEAAGAGIRSDFKTTVLFMPHVVTDGRGHASVSFDLPDNLTTFRVIALAVGEKDRFGLGESKVAVSKPLLALPALPRFVRVGDALEAGIVVHAPKAAVRAVEVRAEAEGLTLVGEATRRVELPDGRPREVRFKFAAERPGTARLRFFVSGGGEKDALEQKIPVILPAALETVAAYGDTTDRRVEALAAPRDARPD